Proteins encoded in a region of the Paenibacillus pedocola genome:
- a CDS encoding arginine--tRNA ligase, with translation MLSQLIKESLEKSVSHVFTALGAGGAEQITIVLEQPANPDFGDYSSNIAMQLAKILRKAPMAIAELITTELSQSGRLGGLIQQIDIAAPGFINLYIDWRGWAGRRFELPTSAGEKVIVEHTSVNPNKSMHIGHLRNSCIGDALVRILRRTGYDVEVHNYVDDLGNQLADTVVGLLNVPLAGEHVRFGDYCWDIYAGVNKEYTLHPETVHKRTEILHALEEGNGNTAWLGKLVAERIVKEHVEEMKGFGIRYDLLVWESSILKEGFWSSAFALLEQTEVFVQEHEGKLAGCWILKQPVEEEEGTDSEEHHKDKVLVRSNGILTYTAKDIAYHLWKFGLLDKDFTYSEFNAGLWTTGLTGEQLPFGGADRVVNVIDYRQEYPQAMVKQALEVLGFKEQAEKLHHVSYGVVSLSPASAAELGIDTTEGKSSYAMSGRQGIGIKVTELVQLMEHTIETSRSDKTGLSSRLIATAAIRYYLLRFNLGTEIVFDFKQATEISGNTGVYLMYTYARAGSVLSKAAVPVEQADVLPEFPPLLEKAELALLRHLSTWQDTLYSASVLLTPNSICNYAHTLASLFNNFYSACPILKGEPARVSFRLWLTYKFQQTLGDVLEVLGLPKPERM, from the coding sequence ATGTTAAGCCAGCTTATCAAAGAAAGTTTGGAAAAGAGCGTAAGTCATGTATTTACAGCCCTCGGCGCTGGCGGTGCAGAACAGATAACGATTGTGCTTGAACAGCCCGCGAATCCCGATTTCGGCGACTACTCCAGCAACATTGCCATGCAGCTGGCTAAGATACTGCGCAAAGCCCCTATGGCCATTGCAGAGCTGATAACAACTGAGTTAAGTCAGTCAGGACGTTTAGGAGGATTAATTCAACAAATCGATATCGCGGCACCGGGGTTCATTAATCTGTACATTGACTGGCGTGGATGGGCCGGACGAAGGTTTGAACTGCCCACATCTGCAGGGGAAAAGGTCATCGTCGAACACACCTCTGTCAATCCCAATAAATCGATGCATATAGGCCACCTTAGAAACTCGTGTATCGGGGACGCGCTGGTAAGAATTTTGCGTAGAACCGGGTACGACGTAGAGGTCCATAATTATGTGGACGATCTCGGCAATCAGCTGGCGGATACGGTGGTCGGGCTATTGAATGTGCCGCTTGCGGGTGAACATGTGCGTTTTGGTGATTATTGCTGGGATATTTATGCCGGTGTGAACAAGGAATACACACTACATCCTGAGACTGTGCACAAACGGACGGAGATTCTCCATGCTTTGGAAGAAGGGAACGGCAATACGGCCTGGCTGGGTAAACTGGTTGCGGAGCGGATTGTCAAAGAGCATGTGGAGGAGATGAAGGGGTTCGGCATCCGCTATGATTTGCTCGTCTGGGAGAGCAGCATTCTGAAGGAGGGCTTCTGGTCATCTGCCTTTGCGCTGCTGGAACAGACGGAAGTGTTTGTGCAGGAGCATGAGGGGAAGCTTGCTGGCTGCTGGATTTTGAAACAGCCTGTAGAGGAGGAAGAAGGGACAGATTCTGAGGAGCATCACAAAGATAAGGTGCTGGTGCGCTCGAACGGAATTTTGACCTATACAGCCAAGGATATTGCCTATCATCTCTGGAAGTTTGGACTTTTGGATAAAGATTTCACCTACAGTGAGTTTAATGCCGGGCTTTGGACGACGGGTTTAACCGGGGAGCAGCTGCCTTTTGGCGGGGCGGACCGGGTGGTCAATGTTATTGACTACAGACAGGAATATCCGCAGGCGATGGTTAAGCAGGCCCTGGAGGTGCTGGGGTTCAAGGAGCAGGCTGAGAAGCTGCATCATGTGAGCTATGGCGTTGTTTCACTCAGTCCCGCTTCCGCAGCGGAGCTTGGCATCGACACCACGGAGGGCAAATCCTCTTACGCCATGTCCGGCCGCCAGGGTATCGGCATCAAGGTCACCGAGCTGGTGCAGCTGATGGAGCATACCATTGAAACCAGCCGGTCTGATAAAACCGGCCTCTCCAGCCGGCTCATCGCCACCGCAGCCATCCGGTATTATCTGCTGCGCTTCAATCTGGGAACAGAGATTGTTTTTGATTTCAAGCAGGCCACAGAGATTTCCGGCAATACGGGAGTTTACCTGATGTACACCTATGCGCGTGCAGGCAGTGTGCTCAGCAAAGCTGCAGTTCCTGTTGAACAAGCGGACGTTCTCCCGGAATTCCCGCCGTTGCTGGAAAAAGCGGAGCTTGCTTTGCTTAGACATCTCAGCACCTGGCAGGATACTCTCTACAGTGCAAGCGTTCTGCTGACGCCGAATTCAATCTGCAACTATGCACATACTCTGGCTTCACTGTTTAACAACTTTTACTCAGCCTGCCCGATCCTGAAAGGTGAACCTGCCCGGGTCTCCTTCCGCCTCTGGCTAACGTACAAATTTCAGCAGACGCTGGGGGATGTACTGGAGGTGCTGGGACTGCCGAAGCCGGAACGGATGTAA
- the asnB gene encoding asparagine synthase (glutamine-hydrolyzing) yields the protein MCGITGFIQWRGDLTQHSQLLVKMTETLSNRGPDAAGTWISGPCALGHRRLSVIDPENGAQPMIARHDEQVYALVYNGELYNAGELKSELKQRGHRFLTQCDTEVLLHAYMEWGPDCTEKLNGIFAFAVWDSVREHLFLARDRLGVKPLFYSQVDDVFVFGSEPKALLQHPKVQPKVGPEGLAEIFIIGPARTPGQGVYKDIFELRPGHAMIYNRNGIRKYAYWELESYNHTDNVDETATKVRELLQDTLERQLVSDVPVCSLLSGGLDSSALTALAVDYYNRSGQGQVDTYSVDYVDNDKHFKSHTFQPGADGPWIKRMVDELNTNHHYVAFDTPELVTALDNALYSRDLPGMTDVDSSLYLFCREIKKNATVAISGEAADEIFGGYPWFHREEMLSSGTFPWSVAPKMRAELLSPEVREWIRPLEYLGDRYSDAVAEVPKLDGETGKQAQMRVMSYLNITRFMPTLLDRKDRMSMGVGLEVRVPYCDHRLVQYVFNIPWEIKTVGNREKGILRKALEGVLPDDVLYRKKSPYPKTHNPAYLNAVRTQMLSILDDSSSPILPFIDPAKIREIAASPESSSNLPWFGQLMSGPQLFAYLAQVNLWLKTYNVSIG from the coding sequence ATGTGCGGAATAACCGGATTTATCCAGTGGCGCGGCGATCTTACACAGCACTCGCAGCTGCTCGTAAAAATGACTGAAACCTTATCCAACCGCGGACCGGATGCGGCCGGAACGTGGATATCGGGGCCTTGTGCCCTTGGACACCGCAGACTCAGCGTGATTGACCCCGAGAACGGCGCACAGCCGATGATCGCCCGCCATGACGAACAGGTCTATGCCCTTGTGTATAACGGCGAATTGTATAATGCGGGCGAGCTCAAAAGCGAACTCAAACAGCGCGGGCACCGCTTCCTGACCCAGTGTGACACGGAGGTTCTGCTCCACGCCTACATGGAATGGGGACCTGACTGCACTGAGAAGCTGAACGGAATCTTTGCCTTTGCTGTCTGGGACAGCGTACGCGAGCATCTGTTTCTGGCACGTGACCGGCTTGGCGTGAAACCCTTGTTCTATAGCCAGGTGGATGATGTATTTGTCTTCGGCTCTGAACCCAAAGCGCTGCTGCAGCATCCCAAGGTTCAGCCGAAGGTCGGACCGGAAGGTCTGGCAGAAATCTTCATCATCGGTCCGGCCCGCACACCGGGACAGGGTGTATACAAAGATATATTCGAGCTTCGCCCGGGTCATGCCATGATTTATAACCGGAATGGAATCCGAAAGTATGCTTACTGGGAACTGGAGAGCTATAATCACACCGATAATGTCGATGAAACAGCCACCAAAGTGCGTGAACTGCTGCAGGATACGCTGGAGCGCCAGCTCGTCTCCGATGTTCCGGTATGCTCCCTGCTGTCCGGCGGTCTTGATTCCAGCGCCCTGACCGCACTCGCCGTTGATTATTACAACCGCAGCGGCCAAGGACAGGTGGACACTTATTCCGTCGATTATGTCGATAACGATAAGCATTTCAAAAGCCATACCTTCCAGCCCGGAGCAGACGGGCCGTGGATTAAGCGGATGGTCGATGAGCTGAATACGAATCACCATTACGTTGCTTTTGACACCCCTGAGCTGGTGACAGCGCTGGATAACGCCCTCTACTCGCGCGATTTGCCGGGGATGACCGATGTGGATTCGTCGCTGTATTTATTTTGCCGGGAAATTAAAAAGAATGCGACCGTAGCCATCTCCGGCGAAGCGGCAGACGAAATTTTTGGCGGATACCCTTGGTTCCACCGGGAAGAGATGCTGTCCTCCGGGACATTCCCCTGGTCAGTGGCCCCCAAAATGCGCGCAGAACTATTGTCGCCCGAAGTCAGGGAATGGATACGTCCGCTGGAATATTTGGGCGACCGTTACAGCGATGCCGTGGCTGAGGTTCCGAAGCTTGACGGGGAGACCGGCAAACAGGCGCAAATGCGCGTGATGTCCTACCTCAATATTACCCGGTTCATGCCTACGCTCCTGGACCGCAAGGACCGGATGAGCATGGGTGTAGGGCTTGAAGTCCGTGTCCCTTACTGCGATCACCGGCTGGTACAGTATGTGTTCAACATTCCCTGGGAAATTAAAACCGTCGGTAACCGCGAAAAAGGCATTCTCCGCAAAGCGCTCGAGGGTGTACTGCCGGATGATGTGCTCTACCGTAAAAAAAGCCCTTATCCCAAAACGCATAATCCCGCTTATTTAAACGCCGTACGTACACAAATGCTGAGCATTCTCGATGATTCCTCCTCTCCGATCCTGCCGTTCATCGATCCGGCCAAAATCCGCGAAATCGCAGCATCGCCGGAATCGTCGAGCAATCTGCCCTGGTTCGGCCAGCTGATGTCCGGACCGCAGCTGTTCGCTTATCTGGCTCAGGTAAATCTCTGGCTGAAAACGTACAACGTTTCGATCGGTTAA
- a CDS encoding TetR/AcrR family transcriptional regulator — MKKDSAEQHEIEQWMEELLAIDGDKQMTPKQISILEAAVEIFSDKGFSAASTSEIAQKAGVAEGTIFRYYKTKKDLLLSIVGPTMSRMIAPFVMRNFNGVLDMSFESYEAFLRAFILNRLEFARNNFKIIRILIQEIPFQPVLRKHFSENILSQVLERVTAITEHFKAKGEIIEAPTPAIIRFTVSSVIGYLVTRLLLMPEKDWNDEEEINLILSFMLHGIGGPGQQAEQ; from the coding sequence ATGAAGAAGGACAGTGCTGAGCAGCACGAAATAGAGCAATGGATGGAGGAGCTGCTGGCGATTGATGGAGACAAGCAAATGACGCCGAAGCAGATTTCTATTCTGGAGGCGGCGGTCGAAATCTTCTCCGATAAAGGCTTCTCGGCAGCGTCCACCAGTGAAATTGCCCAAAAGGCCGGAGTAGCTGAAGGGACGATTTTCCGCTATTACAAGACGAAAAAGGATCTGCTGCTGTCTATTGTAGGACCGACCATGAGCCGTATGATTGCTCCCTTCGTGATGCGCAATTTTAACGGTGTGCTGGATATGTCTTTTGAGAGCTATGAGGCGTTTCTGCGGGCCTTTATCCTTAACCGCCTGGAATTTGCCCGCAACAACTTTAAAATTATACGGATTCTAATTCAAGAGATTCCCTTCCAGCCTGTACTGCGCAAGCATTTTTCCGAGAACATCCTCAGCCAGGTGCTGGAGCGCGTAACCGCTATTACCGAGCATTTCAAGGCCAAAGGCGAAATTATCGAGGCACCTACGCCAGCTATTATCCGCTTCACGGTCTCTTCGGTGATCGGTTATCTGGTGACCCGCCTGCTGCTGATGCCTGAGAAGGACTGGAATGATGAAGAAGAGATCAACCTGATCCTGAGCTTTATGCTCCACGGCATTGGCGGACCAGGACAGCAAGCAGAACAGTAA
- a CDS encoding DEAD/DEAH box helicase — protein sequence MGFYVPERVIKLLCGSASLDKGIAYHESDMVRLTYIENDDTLEYSKYRAEVQGLENYDVALTVDSDGDVNAECTCPAYYRGGAFCQHIAAVLVSILRLEEGGGTGGRTAASSLLARRDLPETAGVIPPRYPGAGSAERSGDRQLVNSMLGVFEGSSRPRPSGTGTYIDLRTPLQVEFICKPVSLSYGAPMLGIELRIGPKRLYIVQKIRMFLDRLQRGEPFEFSRHFIYDPALHSFNTEDNTVLLKLIEIFQNEQIYRAAVNPYAALSGGIGGERLLAVPPYFWESVLPALTAAPSAYFQQGNLSMERLQISTEAPPLSFQFDQASEDGYRLDIQGMAQIMVLEDYGLVLSEGRLLKLPAEECRRLAELKRMLAAARKDGIAIAPEQMEPFMDKVIPGLKKLGHVHIAEAIADRIVQTQLQARLYLDRVRDRLLAGLEFQYGGIVINPLDEQSRDRGSEVILVRDGEAERRILELMEHESFARTEGGYIMNDEEGEYDFLYHTIPLLEPLLQVYATTAVKGRIAADTFTPKAVLTWNEKTDWLEFKFGMQGIPEGEIVLVLKALQEKRRYYRLPDGALLPLESAEFLEVIAFMNELGVHSVPFNKPQFSLPLVHGLQLNPDAKHGDAVTIGRSFRRLMANMASPENLDFPVPDSLAPILRDYQQFGFQWLKTLAHYRFGGILADDMGLGKTLQAIAFLLSELADIREGGKPALIVAPASLLYNWQNELKKFAPGIKAAIADGNLNERSKAVRNAAGADVIITSYPLLRRDIELYARLSFHTLILDEAQMIKNHATQTAQAVKILQARYRFALTGTPVENALEDLWSIFSVVFPGLFPGKKAFHDLPRETVAKRSRPFLLRRLKSDVLKELPDKIESLQASELLPEQKKLYVAYLARLRKEALKHLDNEGFGHGRIKVLAGITRLRQLCCHPALFVEGYDGGSAKFEQLLEIIEECRSSGKRMLVFSQFTEMLGMIGRELALQGIQHFYLDGKTPASQRVELCNRFNEGERDLFLVSLKAGGTGLNLTGADTVILYDLWWNPAVEQQAADRAHRIGQKKVVQVIRLVAQGTVEDKMYELQQKKKNLIDEVIQPGEEALSTLSEQDIREILMI from the coding sequence ATGGGATTTTATGTGCCGGAACGGGTGATCAAGCTGCTATGCGGCAGCGCATCCTTGGACAAAGGAATAGCCTACCACGAATCAGACATGGTCCGGTTAACTTATATAGAGAATGACGACACGCTTGAATATTCTAAGTACCGGGCTGAGGTTCAGGGCCTGGAAAATTACGACGTAGCGCTTACGGTCGACAGCGACGGTGATGTGAATGCGGAATGCACCTGTCCTGCTTACTATCGCGGCGGAGCATTCTGCCAGCATATTGCAGCTGTGCTCGTGAGCATTCTCCGTCTTGAAGAGGGCGGGGGCACCGGCGGACGGACGGCCGCTTCCAGTCTTCTGGCCCGGAGAGATTTGCCGGAAACGGCCGGTGTTATTCCACCCCGCTATCCGGGCGCCGGCTCGGCGGAGCGCTCCGGTGACCGCCAGCTCGTAAACAGCATGCTGGGCGTGTTCGAGGGCAGCAGCCGTCCGCGCCCAAGCGGGACGGGGACCTATATCGATCTTAGAACACCGCTGCAGGTAGAGTTCATCTGCAAGCCGGTTTCACTCAGCTATGGCGCACCTATGCTCGGCATTGAACTCAGAATCGGGCCAAAACGCCTCTATATTGTGCAAAAAATCAGAATGTTCCTGGACCGGCTTCAACGCGGCGAGCCGTTTGAGTTCTCCAGGCATTTCATCTACGATCCCGCCCTGCACTCGTTCAATACAGAAGACAATACAGTGCTGCTGAAGCTGATTGAGATTTTTCAGAATGAACAGATCTACCGTGCAGCCGTCAATCCCTATGCAGCACTCTCCGGAGGAATCGGCGGGGAACGACTGCTGGCGGTTCCGCCTTACTTCTGGGAATCTGTGCTTCCGGCGCTGACCGCTGCCCCCTCTGCCTATTTCCAGCAAGGCAACCTGTCCATGGAAAGACTGCAGATTTCCACGGAGGCGCCGCCGCTAAGCTTCCAGTTCGACCAGGCATCTGAGGACGGCTACCGGCTGGATATTCAGGGGATGGCGCAGATTATGGTGCTGGAGGATTACGGGCTGGTGCTGTCCGAAGGCAGGCTGCTGAAGCTGCCGGCTGAGGAATGCCGCAGGCTCGCCGAGCTGAAGCGGATGCTGGCAGCCGCCCGCAAAGACGGAATCGCGATTGCCCCGGAGCAGATGGAGCCTTTTATGGACAAAGTCATTCCCGGTCTAAAAAAGCTGGGGCACGTGCATATTGCCGAAGCAATTGCGGACCGCATTGTCCAGACACAGCTGCAGGCCAGACTCTATCTGGACCGGGTCAGAGACCGGCTGCTGGCCGGCCTTGAATTTCAATACGGCGGCATTGTGATTAATCCGCTTGATGAACAGAGCCGTGATCGGGGCAGCGAGGTCATTCTGGTGCGTGACGGGGAGGCCGAACGGCGGATTCTCGAGCTGATGGAGCATGAGTCTTTTGCCCGGACGGAGGGCGGCTATATCATGAACGATGAAGAGGGAGAATATGATTTCCTCTACCACACGATTCCGCTGCTGGAGCCGCTGCTTCAGGTGTATGCCACCACTGCCGTCAAAGGCCGAATTGCTGCCGATACCTTCACGCCTAAGGCGGTTTTGACCTGGAACGAAAAGACCGATTGGCTGGAGTTCAAATTCGGGATGCAGGGAATACCGGAGGGTGAAATTGTGCTGGTCCTCAAAGCGCTGCAGGAAAAGCGCAGATATTACCGGCTGCCGGACGGAGCGCTGCTGCCGCTGGAGAGTGCAGAATTCTTAGAAGTGATAGCGTTTATGAACGAGCTGGGGGTACATAGCGTTCCTTTCAACAAGCCCCAGTTCTCCCTGCCTCTAGTTCATGGCCTGCAGTTGAATCCAGATGCAAAACATGGAGATGCCGTCACGATCGGACGCTCCTTCCGCCGGCTGATGGCCAATATGGCAAGCCCCGAGAATCTGGATTTCCCAGTGCCGGACAGTCTGGCTCCCATTCTCCGCGATTATCAGCAGTTCGGATTCCAGTGGCTGAAGACCCTGGCCCACTACCGCTTCGGCGGCATTCTGGCCGATGATATGGGGCTCGGCAAAACCCTGCAAGCAATCGCCTTTCTGCTCTCGGAGCTGGCAGATATCCGCGAAGGGGGCAAGCCCGCCCTGATCGTTGCTCCAGCTTCCCTGCTCTACAACTGGCAGAACGAGCTGAAGAAGTTCGCACCCGGAATTAAGGCGGCCATCGCCGACGGGAATCTGAACGAGCGGAGCAAAGCCGTGCGTAATGCCGCAGGCGCTGACGTGATCATTACGTCTTACCCGCTGCTGCGGAGGGATATTGAGCTGTATGCCCGGCTCTCCTTCCATACGCTGATTCTGGATGAAGCCCAGATGATCAAGAACCATGCCACCCAGACTGCGCAAGCGGTAAAAATATTGCAGGCACGCTACCGCTTCGCACTTACCGGAACACCGGTGGAGAATGCGCTGGAGGATCTCTGGTCCATTTTCAGCGTCGTGTTCCCCGGGCTGTTCCCCGGCAAAAAAGCGTTTCATGACCTGCCCAGGGAAACAGTCGCCAAGCGGTCCCGGCCGTTTCTGCTGCGCCGCCTGAAAAGCGACGTGCTTAAGGAGCTGCCGGATAAAATCGAATCGCTGCAGGCCTCCGAGCTGCTGCCGGAGCAGAAAAAGCTGTACGTTGCTTATCTCGCGAGACTTAGGAAAGAAGCACTGAAGCATCTGGATAACGAAGGCTTCGGCCATGGCCGGATCAAGGTTCTGGCCGGGATTACCCGGCTGCGCCAGCTCTGCTGCCACCCTGCACTTTTCGTTGAAGGCTATGACGGGGGCTCCGCCAAGTTTGAGCAGCTGCTCGAAATTATTGAGGAATGCCGAAGCTCCGGCAAACGGATGCTGGTTTTCTCCCAATTCACCGAGATGCTCGGAATGATCGGACGTGAGCTTGCCCTGCAGGGCATCCAGCATTTCTATCTGGACGGCAAGACACCTGCTTCGCAGCGCGTTGAACTGTGCAACAGGTTCAATGAAGGTGAACGGGACCTGTTCCTGGTATCCCTGAAAGCGGGCGGAACCGGTCTGAACCTGACTGGAGCAGACACGGTGATCCTGTATGATCTATGGTGGAATCCTGCTGTCGAGCAGCAGGCTGCTGACCGTGCCCACCGGATCGGGCAGAAAAAAGTAGTCCAGGTAATCCGCCTTGTTGCTCAAGGCACGGTAGAGGACAAAATGTATGAGCTGCAGCAGAAGAAAAAGAATCTGATTGACGAAGTTATCCAGCCTGGAGAAGAAGCACTATCCACATTGAGCGAGCAGGACATCCGCGAGATTCTCATGATCTGA
- a CDS encoding CPBP family intramembrane glutamic endopeptidase, producing MPTSVKPAALPTKKLLPFMLVAFGFTWLCWLPLLLNKQFEAGMPVLPGQFYLGSFGPLLGTLVSLRLPGEGGITTWSKTAFSLAFSKKWLAIAAGLPLAYGAVAVLAHTLITGSMPDMHKFGLTSDLPPQFNIWMTSGVWMLTFGIGEESGWRGYLLPALHKRYSLFTSALLVALIWMAWHLPAFWFNESYLGMGFGIIGWAISLTYGSVVLAWICAGSRWSILPVIVWHGIFDLLTASDQAAEVMAMVCSMLVILHGILLMRTLGRRRSQPPGL from the coding sequence ATGCCAACCTCTGTAAAACCGGCTGCTCTGCCCACAAAAAAACTGCTTCCCTTCATGCTTGTCGCCTTTGGATTCACCTGGCTGTGCTGGCTGCCGCTCCTGCTCAATAAGCAGTTCGAAGCTGGTATGCCGGTGCTGCCCGGTCAATTCTATCTAGGCTCCTTCGGGCCGCTGCTCGGCACACTGGTCAGCCTCCGGCTGCCCGGTGAAGGAGGGATTACCACCTGGAGCAAAACCGCATTTTCTCTTGCTTTCTCCAAAAAGTGGCTGGCCATTGCCGCAGGTCTGCCGCTCGCTTACGGGGCGGTCGCTGTATTGGCCCACACGCTGATCACGGGGAGTATGCCGGATATGCACAAGTTCGGCCTCACCTCTGACCTGCCGCCGCAGTTTAACATCTGGATGACCTCAGGGGTATGGATGCTGACCTTCGGTATCGGGGAGGAGAGCGGCTGGCGCGGTTATTTGCTGCCTGCACTGCACAAGCGCTACTCCCTGTTCACCTCTGCTCTGCTGGTGGCGCTGATCTGGATGGCCTGGCATTTGCCTGCATTCTGGTTCAACGAAAGCTACCTCGGAATGGGCTTTGGGATCATAGGCTGGGCAATCAGCCTGACTTATGGTTCAGTCGTGCTGGCCTGGATCTGTGCGGGAAGCCGCTGGAGCATCCTTCCTGTCATCGTATGGCACGGCATTTTTGATCTGCTGACCGCCAGTGACCAGGCTGCTGAGGTAATGGCAATGGTCTGCAGTATGCTGGTCATCCTTCATGGCATCCTGCTGATGCGGACCCTTGGCAGACGCCGCAGCCAACCGCCCGGGCTGTAA